From Eleftheria terrae, the proteins below share one genomic window:
- the hemE gene encoding uroporphyrinogen decarboxylase → MFAPLQNDTFLRALLRQPTDHTPVWLMRQAGRYLPEYNATRSRAGSFMGLATHPELATEVTLQPLERYPLDAAILFSDILTVPDAMGLGLSFAAGEGPRFASPVRDEAAVARLAVPDLAKLQYVFDAVTSIRRALQGRVPLIGFSGSPWTLACYMVEGAGSDDYRLVKTMLYQRPDLMHRILAINADAVAAYLNAQIDAGAQAVMIFDSWGGVLADGAFQAFSLAYTQRVLAQLRREHDGQRIPRIVFTKGGGLWLDEIAASDTDAVGVDWTVNLAQARARIGHRVALQGNLDPAVLFASAEQIHAEVGKVIDSFGNPRNADGSHAGHVFNLGHGISQFTPPDSVAVLVEAVHEHSRRVRQAGAGA, encoded by the coding sequence GGAGTACAACGCGACCCGCTCGCGGGCCGGCAGCTTCATGGGGCTGGCCACCCACCCCGAACTGGCCACCGAGGTGACGCTGCAGCCCCTGGAGCGCTATCCGCTGGACGCGGCCATCCTGTTCAGCGACATCCTGACGGTGCCCGACGCGATGGGCCTGGGCTTGAGCTTCGCGGCCGGCGAGGGGCCGCGCTTCGCCTCCCCGGTGCGCGACGAGGCGGCCGTGGCCCGCCTGGCGGTGCCCGACCTGGCGAAGCTGCAATACGTGTTCGACGCCGTCACCAGCATCCGCCGCGCCCTGCAGGGGCGGGTGCCGTTGATCGGCTTCTCGGGCAGCCCCTGGACACTGGCCTGCTACATGGTGGAGGGCGCCGGTTCGGACGACTACCGCCTGGTCAAGACCATGCTGTACCAGCGCCCCGACCTGATGCACCGCATCCTCGCCATCAATGCCGACGCGGTCGCGGCCTACCTGAATGCGCAGATCGATGCCGGCGCCCAGGCCGTGATGATCTTCGACTCCTGGGGGGGCGTGCTCGCCGACGGCGCGTTCCAGGCCTTCAGCCTGGCCTACACCCAGCGGGTGCTGGCTCAGCTCAGGCGCGAGCACGACGGCCAGCGTATTCCGCGCATCGTCTTCACCAAGGGGGGCGGCCTGTGGTTGGATGAGATCGCTGCCAGCGACACCGATGCGGTCGGCGTCGACTGGACCGTCAACCTCGCGCAGGCCCGTGCGCGCATCGGCCACCGGGTGGCGCTGCAGGGCAACCTGGATCCTGCCGTCTTGTTCGCCTCGGCCGAGCAGATCCATGCCGAGGTCGGCAAGGTGATCGACAGCTTCGGCAACCCCCGCAACGCCGACGGCAGCCATGCCGGGCATGTCTTCAACCTGGGCCATGGCATCAGCCAGTTCACCCCGCCGGACAGCGTCGCTGTACTGGTCGAGGCAGTCCACGAGCATTCCCGGCGGGTGCGACAGGCGGGAGCCGGGGCCTGA